The Pelmatolapia mariae isolate MD_Pm_ZW linkage group LG10_11, Pm_UMD_F_2, whole genome shotgun sequence genome includes a region encoding these proteins:
- the nhp2 gene encoding H/ACA ribonucleoprotein complex subunit 2-like protein, which yields MTKVKKEKVSEEGEEAGTGGTERSYQELIAHLNPIAQPLASKKLSKKLYKCVKKAAKVKNIRRGVKEVQKFINKGEKGIVVLAGDTLPIDVYCHLPVMCEDRSLPYAYIPSKVDLGSSAGSKRPTCVILIKPHEDYQEAYDECLEEVSSLPKPL from the exons ATGACGAAGGTGAAGAAGGAGAAAGTTTCGGAGGAGGGTGAAGAAGCCGGTACCGGGGGCACCGAGAGGTCGTACCAGGAGCTGATCGCTCACCTGAACCCGATCGCTCAGCCGCTGGCCTCCAAAAAACTCAGCAAGAAGCTCTACAAATGCGTGAAAAAag CTGCCAAAGTGAAGAACATCCGACGAGGAGTCAAAGAAGTTCAGAAGTTCATCAACAAAGGAGAGAAAGG CATCGTGGTGCTGGCGGGCGACACGCTGCCCATCGACGTCTACTGCCACCTGCCCGTcatgtgtgaggacagaagccTGCCGTACGCCTACATCCCGTCTAAAGTG GACCTGGGTTCCTCTGCGGGCTCGAAGAGGCCGACCTGCGTCATCCTCATCAAACCTCATGAAGATTACCAGGAAGCGTATGACGAGTGCTTGGAGGAAGTTTCCAGCCTGCCCAAACCCCTCTGA